From the genome of Alkalilimnicola sp. S0819:
AGCGGCACGCAGACACTGATCTGAGCCCACCTCCGGGGGAATTCTTCCAGTTGCTGCGCCGCCTGCAGGCGCGCGGCCGGGCCCTGCACGGCTGCCGCCCGCTGGGCGAGGACGGCCCGCCGCACCGGGAGGCGGTGCAGCTGCGGGTGCACAACAGCGCCGCCTTCCCCGCCCGCGCCGTGGAGCACCTGCAGGGCGACGGCCAACGCCGCACAATATGGGTCAATCTGCTGGGGCTCACCGGCCCCGGCGGCGTGCTTCCCCGCCACTACAGCACCCGGGTGGTGCAGGGTCTGCGTCAGCGGGAACGGGCCCTGGCGGATTTCCTGGACCTGTTCAACCACCGCCTGCTCAGCCTCTATTACCGCGTCTGGGCGCGGTACCGGCTGCCCATCGTCCTGGAGGGCGCCGAGCGCCCGGGCTCCGACCCCTTCAGCCGCACCCTGGGCGCCGTGGCAGGTGTGCCACCCGGCAGGTACAGCGCCCCACGTCTCCACTACAGCGGGCATTACAGCCAGCACACCCGTTGCGCGGCGGGGCTGGAGCGAATGCTGAACGACCTGCTGCGCCTGCCCGTCACGGTGCGCGGCTACGCCGGCCGCTGGCTACCCATTCCGGCCGCGGACCGACTGCGCCTGGGCCGGGCCAATCACTGCCTGGGAGACGGTCTGCTGGCGGGCCGGCGCAGCTGGGACCTTCAGGGCACGGTGGACATACACCTGGGCCCGCTGAGCCATGCCGACTACGAAGCCCTGCTGCCCGGCAGCCCGCGCCACAAGCTGATGCGCGAGCTGATCGACAGTTACCTGCCCGCCCAGCTGCAGGTACGGCTGCACTGGCGAATCCGCGACCAACGGCACGCGGCACGCGGTCTCGCCCGACGCCCGCGGCTGGGCCTCAACGGCTGGCTGCACGGACGCCATGGCCACGACCTTGTCGCCCGCGCCCGCCTGCCCCGCAGTGCCGCCCCGCCCATCGCCACCCCACCGGAAGGACCCTGAGCCGATATGGAACTGGAGCAACTGATCGAGCGCCTGGACGCCCCGGGCCACAGCCTGTTCGAACAGGCCGTGGCACTGGCCGCCAACCACCGCCACGCCCAGGTGGAACCGGCCCATTGGCTGCACGCCGGCCTAAGGGAGCGCGAGGGCGAACTGAACACCCTTTGCCGACAAGCCGGCGTTGACCCCGCGCGGGCACGCCAGGAAGTGGAGGCGACCCTCGATCGGCTACGGGCTGTGGAGCATGGCTTTCCCCGCATAGCCCCGGAACTCGGCCGCGCCCTTTTCGAAGGCTGGCTGCTGGCCTGCAGCGAATTCGACAGTCTGCGAATACGCCCGGCGCATCTGCTGCTCGCCCTGCGTGAAAACCCCGCCCTGCGCCCGCGGCTCGCCACGCTGTCGCCCAGCCTGAACGCACTGGCCAGCGATGCGCTGCGCGCGCACTGCCGGCCCGCGCCCGATCAGGCCGCTGAGAGCGCACCGGAAAAGGCCCACCGGAACGAGGCGCGCGCGGCGCTGGAGCGCTACACCGTGAACCTCACCGCCCGGGCCGCCACCGGCGCCATAGACCCGGTGCCGGGCCGCGATGAGGAGATCCGCCAGATCATCGATGTGCTCTGCCGGCGCCGACAGAACAACCCCATTCTCACCGGCGAGGCGGGCGTGGGGAAAACCGCCGTGGTGGAGGGCCTGGCCCTGCGCATCGCCGCCGGCCAGGTGCCCGAGGCGCTGGCCGGGGTGAGCCTGCGCAGCCTGGACCTGGGCCTGCTGCAGGCCGGCGCCGGGGTCAAGGGCGAGTTCGAGCAGCGCCTCAAGCACATCATCAGCGCCGTACAGGACGCCGTACCGCCGGTGATCCTGTTCATCGACGAGGCGCACACCCTCATCGGCGCGGGCAATACCGCCGGCGGCAACGACGCGGCCAATCTGCTCAAGCCCGCCCTGGCCCGCGGTGAGCTGCGCACCATCGCTGCCACCACCTGGAGCGAGTACAAACAATACGTGGAAAGCGACGCCGCCCTCAGCCGCCGCTTCCAGCTCGTGAAGGTAGAGGAACCGGACGATGCGCGCGCCCTGCTGATGCTGCGCAGCCTCGCCCCCCGTCTGGAGCAGCATCATCAGGTGCCCGTCCTGGAAGAGGCCCTGCACGCCGCCGTGCGCCTGTCCCGGCGTTACATCAGCGGGCGGCTGCTGCCGGACAAGGGCGTGAGCCTGCTGGACACCGCCTGCGCCCGGGCGGCACTGAGCCGCGACAACCCGACGCCCGCACTGCTCAGCTGCCGAGCCCGCCTCTCCGATGCCCGAGCCGAGCGCCAGCGCCTGCAAGGGGAACAGGACGAGACCGGCGCGCACCAGCCGCGGCTGACGGAACTGAGCCGGCTGATCGACACCCTGGAGCACGAGCACCGGAGGCTGGAGCAGGCTTGGCAAAAGGCGCGAGAGCTGCTGCGCAGGGTCGGCGAGCTGCGTTGCGAACTGGAGCAGGACCCGACGAACGACGCGGCGCACCGTACCCAGCTGCGCCTCGCCCGCGCGGAACTGGCCGCGCTGCAGGGCGAGCAGTCCCGGCTCTTCGACTGTGTGGACGAGGCCCTGGTCGCCCGGGTGGTGGCGGACTGGACCGGCATTCCCGTAGGCCGGATGCAGGCCGAGCAGATACAGGGTGTGCTGGATTTACAGCAGGCACTTCGCCGGCGGGTGCGCGGCCAGGACGAAGCTCTCACCCGAATCAGCGAAGCCATGCAGACGGCGCGGGCGAAGCTCGCCGATCCCCGCCGCCCGCTGGGGGTGTTCATGCTGTTGGGGCCGAGCGGGGTGGGCAAGACCGAAACCGCGTTGGCCTTGGCCGAGCAGCTCTACGGCTCCGAGCGCGCACTGACGGTGATCAACATGTCCGAGTTCAAGGAAGAGCACAAGGTCTCGCTGCTGATGGGCTCGCCGCCGGGCTACGTGGGTTACGGCGAAGGTGGCCTGCTCACCGAGGCGGTGCGCCGCCGCCCCTACGGCGTGGTGTTGCTGGACGAGATGGAAAAGGCTCACCCGGGCGTACAGGATATTTTCTACCAGGTCTTCGACAAGGGCATGTTGCGCGACGGCGAGGGGCGCGACGTGGATTTCCGCAACACGGTGATTCTGCTCACCAGCAACAGCGCCGGCGAAGAAATCCGCCAGTTGTGCGAGAGCGCCGACCAACGGCCCACGCCGGAGGCCCTGCTGGATGCCATAGCCCCCGTCCTGCGCCGCAGCTACCGCCCCGCCTTTCTCGGACGGCTACACCTCATCCCCTACCAA
Proteins encoded in this window:
- the tssG gene encoding type VI secretion system baseplate subunit TssG, which gives rise to MAGAQRHADTDLSPPPGEFFQLLRRLQARGRALHGCRPLGEDGPPHREAVQLRVHNSAAFPARAVEHLQGDGQRRTIWVNLLGLTGPGGVLPRHYSTRVVQGLRQRERALADFLDLFNHRLLSLYYRVWARYRLPIVLEGAERPGSDPFSRTLGAVAGVPPGRYSAPRLHYSGHYSQHTRCAAGLERMLNDLLRLPVTVRGYAGRWLPIPAADRLRLGRANHCLGDGLLAGRRSWDLQGTVDIHLGPLSHADYEALLPGSPRHKLMRELIDSYLPAQLQVRLHWRIRDQRHAARGLARRPRLGLNGWLHGRHGHDLVARARLPRSAAPPIATPPEGP
- the tssH gene encoding type VI secretion system ATPase TssH; this translates as MELEQLIERLDAPGHSLFEQAVALAANHRHAQVEPAHWLHAGLREREGELNTLCRQAGVDPARARQEVEATLDRLRAVEHGFPRIAPELGRALFEGWLLACSEFDSLRIRPAHLLLALRENPALRPRLATLSPSLNALASDALRAHCRPAPDQAAESAPEKAHRNEARAALERYTVNLTARAATGAIDPVPGRDEEIRQIIDVLCRRRQNNPILTGEAGVGKTAVVEGLALRIAAGQVPEALAGVSLRSLDLGLLQAGAGVKGEFEQRLKHIISAVQDAVPPVILFIDEAHTLIGAGNTAGGNDAANLLKPALARGELRTIAATTWSEYKQYVESDAALSRRFQLVKVEEPDDARALLMLRSLAPRLEQHHQVPVLEEALHAAVRLSRRYISGRLLPDKGVSLLDTACARAALSRDNPTPALLSCRARLSDARAERQRLQGEQDETGAHQPRLTELSRLIDTLEHEHRRLEQAWQKARELLRRVGELRCELEQDPTNDAAHRTQLRLARAELAALQGEQSRLFDCVDEALVARVVADWTGIPVGRMQAEQIQGVLDLQQALRRRVRGQDEALTRISEAMQTARAKLADPRRPLGVFMLLGPSGVGKTETALALAEQLYGSERALTVINMSEFKEEHKVSLLMGSPPGYVGYGEGGLLTEAVRRRPYGVVLLDEMEKAHPGVQDIFYQVFDKGMLRDGEGRDVDFRNTVILLTSNSAGEEIRQLCESADQRPTPEALLDAIAPVLRRSYRPAFLGRLHLIPYQPLAAEQLRDIARLQLAAIQARVREAWRVPLDYSDALIGYLSERCHSGDTGARQITALLNRELLPRLSRHLLRRAAVGETPGALRLDYRAGKLLVEAETSVGGASNSGSATQPDTAPA